The DNA sequence TTCATTATCCATGGATTTTAATGGTGTTGTTTCAACCTTCTCATATAGGAAGTAGCTGTATGGGTCATCCTCCAATATTAGGAGGTCGTATTTTGATGCTATTTCCATTAGATGCTTCCTCCTATCAAGGCTCATGGAGTATCCTGATGGGTTTTGGCATGTGGGTATTGTATATATGAACTTTATCTTCCTCTTCCTCCTGATGTTCTCCTTTATCTTTTCTTCCAATACATCTGTTCTCATGCCATTCTCATCTAATGGTATTCCAATTATTTTTGGTTGGTATGGTGCAAAGGCGTTTAGTGCGGCTAGATATGTTGGGGCTTCAACAAATACTATGTCTCCAGGGTTGAGTAGAATTCTAGCCCATAGATCCAATCCTTGCTGGCTTCCAGTCAGTATTACTAGTTCCTCTACCCCCTTAACTTTTATGCCATTTTTATTCATGAACTTCATGATTTCCTCTAGTAATACATTGTTCCCCCTTGTTGGGCCGTATATGAGTGCTTCCTCACCATACTCCAATATAATCCTTCTCGTAATTTCTGCAAGCTCTTCTTTTGGTATGTTTTTTGGGTCTGGAATTCCCCCTCCAAAGCTAATTATATCCTTTTGTGTAGCCCATTTTAGTAGCCTTCTTATTTCTGATGGTTTTAGGTACCCGGATGTTTTTGAGAATAGTTTTTCATACTTCACCCTATACCACCATATGTAGATTTCAATGCCCTCTATAATGCTCAATGTTTATAAAGGTTTTTACTTTGCACTTCTATGGCATCATGTTTTTATGGTGGGTTAATGTCTAAATTTAATTGTATGATGGCTAGGGATGTTTTGAAGTATTATTCGGATGGGAGAGTTGTAGGTGAGATTCTGGATTATTGTAGGATGCGTTGGGTTGCTGCTGAAGCTAAGAGTTCTGGTGATAAGCGCATATTCTTTAGATACTGGAGTAGGGATGGTCCACCACTATCCTTTAAGGATGAATCTTCATTTAAACGATTCCTTGAGAGGCATGCGTGGATTAATGTGAGAAGCTTCTATGGTTCAATAAACATTTACAGCACCCTCGATAAGCGTGATGATTTGGAGGATTTGGATAATATTGTTGGATGTACACCCATATGGGATGTTGATGGTTCGCTTAGTAATGTTAAGTTGACGTTGGATGTGGCAAGGATTATTGTTAGCTTCCTTGAAAGTAAGGGGATATGTAAATCAATTTACTTGAAATGGTCTGGTAGAGGGTTGCATATACATTTACATGAAAATTCAATTTCAAAGGATGTTTTAAGTAAAGTTCATCCACTTGATGTCGCTTACGCCATCGTTGAGTATACCATAAATAAGTGCTGGGATAAGATTAGGGATGTGGTTTCAAAAGCCTCTAATCTTGATAGGGAGTTTAAGGTTGAGAATAAGATTGATATCCAGAGGGTTTTCACAGCTCCATTATCCCTCCATAGAGAGCATGATGTGGTTGCCGTATGCTTTAAGCCTAATGAAATAGATTCCTTCGATATATCTTGGACTAACCCCTCATCATTCAAGCATAACCCAGATTGGAGAGTTTATGTTGATGGTGAAGCTGATGGATTGGCTTTAGAAGCCTACAGGGAGGTTGGTGGATATATTCCGAAGATGGGTTTAAAATCTAAATCTTCAAAGCCCACAAGGAGCCTTTTATCCATGGCGATAAGCATACCCACAATTAGTGGGAATATTGGTAGATTTCAAACCATGGCTTTACTTCAAGCTGCAAGATACTATGTTTTGAGGGGGGATATGGATAAAGCCAAATCCTTTGGTCTAAATAGAGCCATATTCTATGCTTGGGCAAAGTACTATAAGCCTAAATATGGATTCTCGCAAAAGAGACTTGAAGGTTTGGGGGCTATGAAGGAGAAGTATAGTTTCGATAGTCTGGGGGATGAGAAGGTTCCAATTTCAAGTAGTGGATACTACATTATAGGGGATATTGTTCAAACTCCAGATAGCTTTGATAGGGAAATTGCAAGTAAGATAAGTTCAGTGGTACCATTCAACATAGCTTGGGAGGCGGCTGTAGATTATGTTAAGAGATTTTCTAAGGAGACTTTGGAGAGTCAACAGGAATTTTATAAGAGGGTTTATGAGCCTGTGAGGGATAATTTTGTAAAGATAATTCAAGAGTATATGGCTTTCAAGAAGTTTATGGAGGATAAAAAGTGATTGAGTTAAGCTTTAATCCTATACTCAATATTTAGCCCTGCAACCTTATCTTTATTCCTCTCCATCCAGCTCTTCACATAACTGCATTCAACAATAACCCTCTTACCCCTACCCTTAACATAGTTAACTGCTACATCAACTATTTTTGAAGCCAATCCTAAACCCCTATACTCAGGAGGTGTATAAGTGCTCACCATTCTAATTTCATCCTCAGTTTCCTCAATTCTATGATAGGCTCTAACCCCCTCCTCCAATTCTATGTAGAATATTTTCCCATCAAATTTGACTTCACCCATGCTCTTCTTTAATGCTTGAACATATTTTGATGCTGATATAGCTGCCATGCATCCATCTCCACTTGCAATAGCTACTTGCATCCCCCTGCCAGTCACATCTCCAGCTGCATATACACCTCTAACATTGGTTTCTTGATTCAAGTTCACAGCTATGTATCCTTGATCATTCAATTTTATTCCAGCAGCCCTATATATCTCAGTTTTAGGTTCATCTCTACCAACAATGAAAATTCCAGCACATTTAATTTCAAAACTTTCACCATCCCTCAAAATCTTAATGGATATGCCATTCTCAACGCCACTTAATTCTTCCACCCTCCCCCTCAACAACTCGATATTACTGTGCTTTGAAGCTTCCTCAATTATCTTTTCATCTAAATTTTCGGTTATCACATATAATTTCTCAGCATAATTGGATAGGAGTTCCATTTCATTTAACAATTCTTCACCTCTACCAGTTAGAGCTATTGTTTTACCCTTGTATAGTGGTCCGTCGCATGTGGCGCAGTAGCTTACCCCTCTACCTATTAGATTGCCCTCCCCCTTAATTGTGGTTCCACCCATCTCCCTGCCAGTGGCTATTATCAATGCATACCCCCTATACTCTCCACCCCTACACTTCACAATCTTTAATACCCCACTTACATCCAGCCCTAAGGCTTGTTCTGGATAAACTATTTTTGCACCAAACTTTAATGCTTGATTGTACATTCGCATTGCAAGTTCCATGGGGTTTGGTAGTGTTGGTATGCCAGGATAGTTTTCTAAGTGCTTCATTTTCGCTAAATTCCCTCCTGGAGCATTCTTTTCAATAACCAGTGTTTTGAGTCCAGCTCTTGAAGCATATATGGCTGCTGCCAACCCCGCTGGTCCAGCTCCAATTATGATAACATCATATATTTCACTCAACTTGCATCCCTCATCCCATTTACTTATTTATTTAAAGTTTAAATTTCCATCGGTTTTATGAATTTAAGCCCAATAGCCTTTAATATTTCAGTTAGATACTTCTGTCTGCAGTTCTTTTCTACATTGCATGTTGCTCTATATGCTTCTTCCAAATTTGATCCCACTGCGAAGACTCCATGTCCCCTAACTATCACTGCATTACATGACCCTAAATTATCAACTATCTTTGCTCCAAGCTCCCTAGTTCCACTCTTCCCCTCAATAACTTTTATGCTTCCCATCCTAAGTGCAGCTTCTATTTCAAGTGGCTCTACCTCATTGAAGAAGTATGATACTGCAATTGCGTATGGTGGATGTGCATGTATTATTGCCTTGTAATCTGTTTTTATGTAGATTTCCCTATGAACTGGCGTTTCACTTGAAGCATACCTATCAGCTTCACTTTCATGTTTTAGGGGGGTTTGAACTATGTCCCTAGCGGATATGTCTTCCAATGATGCCCCTCTGCGGGTTATGTATATGTTTTCATTGATTCTTACACTTATGTTCCCTCCATGGCCGCATACAAACCCCCTTTCAGTTAGTTTTCTACCATACTTTGCTATTTCGAGCTGTATATGTCTCCACATAATTTCACATCACATACTTTGAATCTATGTAAATTAATAATTATATTGTTGGCTTGTTTAATGCAATGCCTTATACGTTATTCACGTTAAATGTTTTTCTACACAATGATTCCACATTACAACTACATTTTTATCTACGTTTTATTCAATTCTATAATTGATGCTGAATGTTCACGTATAGGGGTAGGCATCCTCATATATTTTCAATCTTCATCGTAGCTTGCTTCATATTACTCTTCATTCAGCCATATATTGCCCTTTCATCCCCTCCTAGAGTTTATTATGCTGAGGTTGATGCTACTATTGATGCTGGCATTGCTGAGTATATTTTGAATGCTTTATCTAAGGCTGAAGCTTCCAATGCACCTTTAATTATTAGGTTGAATACTTATGGTGGATATATGGATAGCATGGATAAAATAATTAATGCTCTTGTAAGCTCTAAAGTTGAGACTGTTGTTTGGGTTGGCCCTCCTGGGGCTAAGGCTGTTTCAGCTGGAACCTTTATTGCTCTTGCAGCAAATTATCTTGTAATGTCTGATGGTAGTGTTATAGGTTCATGTCAACCTAGGAGTACCACTGGTGAACCGGTTGACCCTAAAGTTTTAAATTATGCTATTGAGCGTATGAGGGCTCTTGCTGAGAGAAAGTATGGTTTTAATGATAGTAGGGTTGATATTGCAGTTAAATTTGTTACTGAGAATCTTGATTTAACTGTGAGTAGGGCTTTGGAGCTTAAGATAGCTGATTTTAAGGCTAATTCCCTACAGGAGGTTTTGTCTGTACTTGGTTGGAGTGGTTATGAAGTTGTTGTGGTTGGTAGAAGTATTGCCTCACAATTGTATTCGTTACTAAACGATCCACTCATCGTTGGTTTGCTGTTTGAGCTTGGATTTTGGCTCATATTAATAGAACTGTTAACCCCTGGGACTCAAATATACGGTTTTATTGGTGCAGCATTGATAGTTTTATCACTATTCGGTATAGGTTTAATTGGTCCCAGCGCTACGGCTTTAGCCTTACTGATAATTGGATCAATATTGATACTAGTGGAGTTGCATTATCCTGGTATACAATTATTCGGTTTCCTCGGCCTAGTAATGTATGCTTTGGGAATACTATTTATGTATAGGGAGCAACCATATATTGAAATTGGAGTTCCGCAATATGTATTCGTATCCATATTGGCTATTGGAGGAGGCTTCCTCATCCTATACATACATAATGTTAGGAAGAGTTGGAGGAGGGCTAGGGGGATGCTGGATCCAAAAAAGCTTATTGGGATGACTGGAACTGCTAAAACAGATTTTAAGGCTGGTGAGAATGGTGTTGTACATGTTTTTGGTGAGGAGTGGACTGCATTTTCTGATGTTGATATTAAGAGGGGGCAGAAGGTTAAGGTTGTTGATGTTGTTGGATTAAAATTGAAAGTGGCTCCAGCATAAATAAACACCAACACTTTTATACTGTTGATTGCGATATAGTGGTTTGGTGCATAAGTTTGGTTTTATCTATAGGTGATCATCCAAGAGTTAAGCTAGTACGTTTACCAACACCAATACAATATATGCCTAAACTCAGTGAAGAGCTTGGCATTGAATTGTATATTAAGCGTGATGATTACATGGAATTGGCTATGGGTGGGAATAAGGCTAGGAAACTTGAATTCCTATTGGGGGATGCCTTAAAGAGGAATTGCGATACCGTGATAACCACTGGTGCTTTATGTTCAAACCATGTTAGATTAACTGCAGCTGCATGTAGATTGTACAATTTGCATCCAATCTTGGTTCTCACAAGTACTGGTCCTAAGAAGGTTAAGGGGAATCTCCTATTAGATGTATTGTTTGATGCCGAAATTAGGATTGTTGATGCCGCTAGGGATGAAATCCCAAAAATTATGGAGGAAGTTGCAAGGGAGCAGGAGGCTAAGGGTAGAAAGCCCTATATAATCCCAAATGGCGGTGCAAGTAAAGTTGGTGTTTTAGGGTATTTGAATGCCTCCGTAGAAATTCTACATCAATTGAATGAGATGTGTGTTAAAGTGGATTACGTAGTCCACTCCACTGGTTCAGGTGGAACGCAGACTGGATTGTGTTTGGGGATGAAGAATTTGAATAGTGGGATTAAGGTTTTAGGAGTTTCATGCGGCCCCTCAAAGAATGCTATTTACAATAGGGTTAAGAGTCTCGCTGAGGAGTCTGTGGAGTATTTGAAGCTACCAGTTAAACTTGATGATAAAGACATCATAGTTTACGATGAGTATACTTGTGGTGGTTATGGAATTGTGACTAAGGAGGTTGTTGAAGTTATGCGGAAGGTTGCAAAAATGGAAGCTATACTCTTAGATCCACTATATACTGGGAAGGCCTTTATGGGTTTAATGGATCTCGTGGATAAGGGGGTTATAGAGAAGGGGTCTAAAGTACTATTCATCCACACTGGCGGTTTACCTCTAATATTCCAGTATGAAGAGGATTTGTGGCGTTATGGTGTTAAGGTTTCCGATCTGGAGAAACTTATGTGAATTTGAACAATTAAATTTCAACCCTTTTTATATCCTATGTAGAATCCAGCTAGAAATGATCCTGCGAAGGGTATGTTGGCTGTTATTTGGCTTATTAGTGGTGTAGATTCGCCAAGCAGGGTTTTTGTGGCATTCTCTATTTTACCTATCAGTGTTGCATAATCCACCTTTATAACCCCATTCCATTGTAGGTATGCAAGTGCCAGTAGGAATATGCCCATTATGACTATTAGTATCTTTAATATCTTTTTCAATGCATATCCAACTATAAATCCCGTTATGGCTCCAACTCCAAGCTGGAAGAGTATTGGGTCCCATTCACTCATTCTTGTCACTGAAATAATTAGAGGATGTTTGGTATTTATATTGTTTTACTTTACCATCAAAGCTTCGCACTCTATATTCTTTATAACTTAATTTACTCTCTTTCTAGAACTCTTCCTGGTAGTTCTCCTGTGTGTTCGCCTTTATCTATAACGATTCTCCCATTTACTATCACGTACTCTATTCCCTTTGGGTATTGGTGTGGGTTTTCGAAGGTTGCTGTGTCTATTATTGTTTTTGGATTGAATATTACGAGGTCTGCCCAGAACCCCCTCCTTATTATCCCCCTATCTTTTAATCCAAGTTTGTTGGCTGGTATTGACGTCATCTTTCTAATTGCTTCCTCTATGGTTATAACCTTCTTGTCTCTTGCATATCTCCCAATTATCCTTGGGAATGTTCCATAACTTCTTGGGTGTGGTTTCCCTCTTCCTAGAGGTTCGTATGGTGCTATGCTGGATCCATCTGTTCCAACCATTGTGTATGGGCTTTTTAATGCTTCCAACATATCCTCTTCCCTCATCATGTGTAGTATTATTTGCACTCTCCCCTCTTCCTCTATTATTAGGTCGAATGCTTGATCGTATGGGTCTTTACTATTCATTTTGGCTATTTCACTTATGCTTAATCCCTCGTATTGCTTATTCTTTTCACAGGATGCCACCACTATCTTATCCCATCCTGCTAGGTTTGCGAGGTTCTCCCATCCTTCAGTGCTCGTTTCTATATCCCTCCTTATCTTAGCTCTCTGCTCAGGATCTTTTAGCCTCTTAATCATCTCCTCTATTCCGCCTACATGGGCCCATGGTGGTATACAAGCAGTTAAACTTGTGCTTCCAGCAGTGTATGGGTAGAAGTCTGCTGTTACATCCACCCCTTCCCATCTTGCTTCTTCAATCCTTTTCAGTGCTTCCACAATTTTACCCCAATTCCTAACTCCAGCTGATTTTAGATGTGAAATTTCCACTCTAATATTTGCTTCTCTCCCTATCCTTATTGCTTCCATTATGGCTTCCATAAGCTTATCCGCTTCACTCCTTATGTGTGAGGAGTATATTCCACCATACTTTGCAACTACTTTTGCAAGTTCAATTATCTCTTCAGTTTTAGCGTAGCTTCCAGGGGTGTATATGAGTCCGGTGGATAGTCCGAAGGCTCCATCCTTCATGCATTGCTCCAGCAATTTCTTCATTTCCTCAAGTTCCTCCATGGTTGGCTCCCTATTTTCATATCCCATTACATTAACTCTTAATGTTCCATGCCCTATTAGTGGGGCAACGTTCAATGCAATTCCATTTTTCATGAGCTTCTCCTTATACTCCCTATATGTTGACCAATCCCATGTTATGTACTGTGCAAGTTCACCGAGTCTCCTCTTAAATTCACTTAGCCTTTTTGGTAGTATTGGTGCCATGCTTGAACCGCAATTACCTATGACTTCCAATGTAACCCCCTGCCTAATTTTGCTTTCAGCTTTAGGATTTATTAGTAGGTATGCGTCTGAGTGGCTGTGCATATCTATGAATCCTGGTGCCACCATTAACCCTTCGGCGTTTATCACATGTTCTCCACTCTTAAATCTCCCCTTCCTCTTGATTTCCACTATCTTGCCATTTCTTATGGCTATGCTCCCATAGTACCATGGGCTTCCAGTTCCATCAACTATCTTTGCATTATTTATTATTATATCGTACATTTGATCACCATTGATACGTATCCATTCATTCCTTATATTACTCTTTCTAATGGGATTTGGAGTTGATTATGCTTAAATAGTTTTGAGTGACATTACATTATAATTGATGGTTTTGTATGGTTAGTTTGAAGGCTGATCTCGTATTGGTTAATGGTAAGATATACTCCTTTGATGAGGAGGGTAGGGTTTTTGAGGCTTTAGCTGTTAAGGATGGCAAGATAGTCTTCTTGGGATCTTCTAGAGATGTTAAGGATTTCATTGGCAATGAAACTTTGACTATTGATTTGAAGGGGAAACCTGTCTTTCCCGGATTCATTGATACGCATATACATTTCATTGGGGTTGGACTTTCACTTATGATGTTAGATTTGAGGGATGTTAAATCCATAGGTGAATTTAAGAGTATGGTTAAGAGGTATGCTGAGGGGTTGAAGCCTGGGAAGTGGATTCTTGGTAGAGGTTGGGATCAAGATAAGTTTTATGAGAAGAGGTATCCAAATAGGTGGGATTTAGATGAAGTTGCACCCAAAAATCCAGTCTTCCTTAGGAGGGTTTGCGGTCATATTGCAGTAGCCAATTCCATGGCTTTAAGGATTGCTGGAATTGATAAGTTCACCCCCGACCCTGAAGGTGGGAGGATTGATAGGGATGAGAATGGTGAACCCACTGGAATACTTAGGGAGTCTGCCATGAGGCTTGTTTGGTCTAAGATTCCACAACCATCCCTCGATGATTATGTTAAGGCTGTGGAGCTTGCATGTAATGAAGCCTTATCCCATGGGATAACAACAGTACATTTTGTTTCAGCAATTCCAGAGGAGATTGAAGCTTTACAGGTTGCTAGGGGTTTGGGGAAGCTTAAGGTTAGAGTTTGCCTATACATTTCAGCTGAGCATTTAGATGAGTTGCTGAGTTTGAGGTTGAAGAGGGGGTTTGGTGATGATTTCATAAAGATTAATGGCATTAAAGTTTTGATTGATGGTTCTCTTGGAGCTAGAACTGCAGCTTTGAGATCACCATACAATGATGATCCAAGTAGTATGGGTATTTTGACAATGCCCATTGAAAGGTTTAGGGATATCGTGTTTAAAGCTCATGATGGTGGATTGCAAGTTGCAGTTCATGCCATTGGCGATAGGGCTGTGGAATTGGCTTTAAAAGTTTTCAGTGAAGTTCTCTCGAAGAATCCAAGGGTTGATCATAGGCATAGGATTGAACATGCATCTATAATGTCTCCAGAATTAATTAAATTGATGAGCGATCTAGGTGTATGTGCATCCATTCAGCCTAGATTCATAATATCAGATTTCTGGGCTGTGGATAGGGTTGGACCTAATAGAGCTAAGTGGGTTTACCCATTTAAGAGCATGATGAAAGCTGGTGTTAAAATTGCTGGTGGATCAGATTGCCCAGTAGATCCACTAGACCCATTATATCAAATATATTCCGCTGTGAGTAGGGGGAGGTATGATGGCATAGAACTGTACAAGTACACGTATGATGAATGTCTAACCCCAGTGGAGGCAGTATCCCTATTCACGAGGAATGCTGCTTACATCGGGTTTGAAGAGAAGGTTAAGGGGTCTCTTGAAGTTGGGAAATATGCTGATATGGTTGTCCTATCGGAAGACCCATTATCCATAGATGAGAGTAGGATAAAGGATGTCAAGGTTTTAATGACCATAGTTAATGGGGGAATCGTATACAAGTCTAATGTGGAAAGCTTTTAAAGTTAAGTTAATGAGTAAAGTTTGGTGAAGGATTTGACTGAAATTGATGTCCCGAAAATAATAGTTACACCTCCAGGACCTAATGCCAAGAAGATTGTAGAGGAAGATGAGAAGTTTCTAATGCAATCCTTTGTACGCTGGTATCCATTGGTTTTGAAGGAGGCTAAGGGCTGCATATTAACCGATGTTGATGGGAACAAGTATATTGATTTGAATG is a window from the Candidatus Methanomethylicota archaeon genome containing:
- a CDS encoding D-aminoacylase, whose product is MYDIIINNAKIVDGTGSPWYYGSIAIRNGKIVEIKRKGRFKSGEHVINAEGLMVAPGFIDMHSHSDAYLLINPKAESKIRQGVTLEVIGNCGSSMAPILPKRLSEFKRRLGELAQYITWDWSTYREYKEKLMKNGIALNVAPLIGHGTLRVNVMGYENREPTMEELEEMKKLLEQCMKDGAFGLSTGLIYTPGSYAKTEEIIELAKVVAKYGGIYSSHIRSEADKLMEAIMEAIRIGREANIRVEISHLKSAGVRNWGKIVEALKRIEEARWEGVDVTADFYPYTAGSTSLTACIPPWAHVGGIEEMIKRLKDPEQRAKIRRDIETSTEGWENLANLAGWDKIVVASCEKNKQYEGLSISEIAKMNSKDPYDQAFDLIIEEEGRVQIILHMMREEDMLEALKSPYTMVGTDGSSIAPYEPLGRGKPHPRSYGTFPRIIGRYARDKKVITIEEAIRKMTSIPANKLGLKDRGIIRRGFWADLVIFNPKTIIDTATFENPHQYPKGIEYVIVNGRIVIDKGEHTGELPGRVLERE
- a CDS encoding N-acetyltransferase → MGEVKFDGKIFYIELEEGVRAYHRIEETEDEIRMVSTYTPPEYRGLGLASKIVDVAVNYVKGRGKRVIVECSYVKSWMERNKDKVAGLNIEYRIKA
- a CDS encoding aldolase produces the protein MWRHIQLEIAKYGRKLTERGFVCGHGGNISVRINENIYITRRGASLEDISARDIVQTPLKHESEADRYASSETPVHREIYIKTDYKAIIHAHPPYAIAVSYFFNEVEPLEIEAALRMGSIKVIEGKSGTRELGAKIVDNLGSCNAVIVRGHGVFAVGSNLEEAYRATCNVEKNCRQKYLTEILKAIGLKFIKPMEI
- a CDS encoding amidohydrolase, translating into MVSLKADLVLVNGKIYSFDEEGRVFEALAVKDGKIVFLGSSRDVKDFIGNETLTIDLKGKPVFPGFIDTHIHFIGVGLSLMMLDLRDVKSIGEFKSMVKRYAEGLKPGKWILGRGWDQDKFYEKRYPNRWDLDEVAPKNPVFLRRVCGHIAVANSMALRIAGIDKFTPDPEGGRIDRDENGEPTGILRESAMRLVWSKIPQPSLDDYVKAVELACNEALSHGITTVHFVSAIPEEIEALQVARGLGKLKVRVCLYISAEHLDELLSLRLKRGFGDDFIKINGIKVLIDGSLGARTAALRSPYNDDPSSMGILTMPIERFRDIVFKAHDGGLQVAVHAIGDRAVELALKVFSEVLSKNPRVDHRHRIEHASIMSPELIKLMSDLGVCASIQPRFIISDFWAVDRVGPNRAKWVYPFKSMMKAGVKIAGGSDCPVDPLDPLYQIYSAVSRGRYDGIELYKYTYDECLTPVEAVSLFTRNAAYIGFEEKVKGSLEVGKYADMVVLSEDPLSIDESRIKDVKVLMTIVNGGIVYKSNVESF
- a CDS encoding D-cysteine desulfhydrase family protein, which encodes MVLSIGDHPRVKLVRLPTPIQYMPKLSEELGIELYIKRDDYMELAMGGNKARKLEFLLGDALKRNCDTVITTGALCSNHVRLTAAACRLYNLHPILVLTSTGPKKVKGNLLLDVLFDAEIRIVDAARDEIPKIMEEVAREQEAKGRKPYIIPNGGASKVGVLGYLNASVEILHQLNEMCVKVDYVVHSTGSGGTQTGLCLGMKNLNSGIKVLGVSCGPSKNAIYNRVKSLAEESVEYLKLPVKLDDKDIIVYDEYTCGGYGIVTKEVVEVMRKVAKMEAILLDPLYTGKAFMGLMDLVDKGVIEKGSKVLFIHTGGLPLIFQYEEDLWRYGVKVSDLEKLM
- a CDS encoding PLP-dependent aminotransferase family protein, yielding MSIIEGIEIYIWWYRVKYEKLFSKTSGYLKPSEIRRLLKWATQKDIISFGGGIPDPKNIPKEELAEITRRIILEYGEEALIYGPTRGNNVLLEEIMKFMNKNGIKVKGVEELVILTGSQQGLDLWARILLNPGDIVFVEAPTYLAALNAFAPYQPKIIGIPLDENGMRTDVLEEKIKENIRRKRKIKFIYTIPTCQNPSGYSMSLDRRKHLMEIASKYDLLILEDDPYSYFLYEKVETTPLKSMDNEDRVVFMSTFSKMIAPGLRVGWMAGNEKIIEKIILAKEVADLCTSPLSQYIAAEALKTGLMEKHLPRIREIYREKRDIMMNSLETYMPKGSKWVKPVGGMFIFAWAPEGVDTELIAQKAIEKYKVAYVPGRPFYPDGSVRNAMRLNFTYPSKEQIVEGVKRLSQAIKEEIK
- a CDS encoding nodulation protein NfeD; translated protein: MFTYRGRHPHIFSIFIVACFILLFIQPYIALSSPPRVYYAEVDATIDAGIAEYILNALSKAEASNAPLIIRLNTYGGYMDSMDKIINALVSSKVETVVWVGPPGAKAVSAGTFIALAANYLVMSDGSVIGSCQPRSTTGEPVDPKVLNYAIERMRALAERKYGFNDSRVDIAVKFVTENLDLTVSRALELKIADFKANSLQEVLSVLGWSGYEVVVVGRSIASQLYSLLNDPLIVGLLFELGFWLILIELLTPGTQIYGFIGAALIVLSLFGIGLIGPSATALALLIIGSILILVELHYPGIQLFGFLGLVMYALGILFMYREQPYIEIGVPQYVFVSILAIGGGFLILYIHNVRKSWRRARGMLDPKKLIGMTGTAKTDFKAGENGVVHVFGEEWTAFSDVDIKRGQKVKVVDVVGLKLKVAPA